Proteins encoded in a region of the Perca fluviatilis chromosome 8, GENO_Pfluv_1.0, whole genome shotgun sequence genome:
- the LOC120564732 gene encoding gastrula zinc finger protein XlCGF8.2DB-like isoform X2: MPKSLFSDVQKLIVRKEEQQEWRPSMDREEPEPRHIKEEQEELWSSQEGERLRGLEEDDSNKFPFTAVSVKSEDEEDKAQSSQLHPRQAQESQEAELPACGSAQQMETETESLYCCQSETEDSNDDWKETKEQESGSDTLKNESTVNPDQSHAHERPFSCTVCDKRFGCKGNLHAHMRSHTGEKPFTCSVCNKGFSAKVNLKTHMRSHTGEKPFSCSMCSKSFSQKKTLVIHLRSHTGEKPFSCSFCGKRFSEKGTLKRHIRVHTGEKPYSCSICGRNFSLLSHVKSHKCAGVSSNT, from the exons ATGCCGAAGTCACTGTTTTCAG ATGTCCAGAAACTGATTGTCAGAAAAGAAGAGCAGCAGGAGTGGAGGCCCAGTATGGACCgggaggagccagagccccgacacattaaagaggaacaggaggaactctgGAGCAGTCAGGAAGGAGAGCGGCTCCGAGGACTGGAGGAAGACGACAGCAATAAGTTCCCATTCACTGCTGTctctgtgaagagtgaagacgAGGAAGAcaaagctcagtcctcacagcttcatccgAGACAAGCCCAGGAGAGCCAAGAGGCGGAGCTTCCAGCCTGTGGCTCCGCTCAACAGATGGAAACAGAAACTGAATCGTTATACTGCTGTCAATCCGAGACTGAGGACAGTAATGATGATTGGAAGGAGACTAAAGAACAAGAGTCGGGTTCAGACACCCTGAAAAACGAAAGCACGGTGAATCCCGATCAGTCCCACGCCCACGAGAGACCATTTAGTTGCACAGTTTGTGACAAAAGATTTGGCTGCAAAGGGAATCTGCACGCCCACATGCGAAGCCATACAGGGGAAAAGCCGTTCACCTGCTCAGTTTGTAACAAAGGCTTCAGCGCAAAGGTCAATCTGAAGACTCACATGAGAAGTCACACCGGGGAGAAACCGTTCAGCTGCTCCATGTGTAGCAAAAGCTTCAGTCAGAAGAAGACGCTTGTTATACACTTGAGAAGTCATACAGGGGAGAAACCGTTTAGCTGCTCGTTCTGTGGGAAACGTTTCAGTGAGAAGGGAACGTTGAAGAGGCACATCAGagttcacacaggagagaaaccatacAGTTGCAGCATTTGTGGAAGGAATTTTAGTTTGCTGTCGCATGTAAAAAGCCACAAGTGTGCTGGTGTGAGCAGTAACACGTGA
- the LOC120564732 gene encoding zinc finger protein 771-like isoform X1, producing MSTIQTLRAFVNERLTAAVEEIFGLLEATISNYEEEIYRQRQLLEHVIVPDTPRNKEDVQKLIVRKEEQQEWRPSMDREEPEPRHIKEEQEELWSSQEGERLRGLEEDDSNKFPFTAVSVKSEDEEDKAQSSQLHPRQAQESQEAELPACGSAQQMETETESLYCCQSETEDSNDDWKETKEQESGSDTLKNESTVNPDQSHAHERPFSCTVCDKRFGCKGNLHAHMRSHTGEKPFTCSVCNKGFSAKVNLKTHMRSHTGEKPFSCSMCSKSFSQKKTLVIHLRSHTGEKPFSCSFCGKRFSEKGTLKRHIRVHTGEKPYSCSICGRNFSLLSHVKSHKCAGVSSNT from the exons ATGTCCACGATTCAAACGCTGAGGGCTTTTGTTAACGAGCGACTGACTGCGGCTGTAGAAGAGATCTTCGGGCTCCTGGAAGCAACCATATCAAACTACGAAGAGGAGATTTATCGCCAGCGCCAGCTGCTGGAGCATGTTATCGTACCTGACACCCCCAGAAACAAAGAAG ATGTCCAGAAACTGATTGTCAGAAAAGAAGAGCAGCAGGAGTGGAGGCCCAGTATGGACCgggaggagccagagccccgacacattaaagaggaacaggaggaactctgGAGCAGTCAGGAAGGAGAGCGGCTCCGAGGACTGGAGGAAGACGACAGCAATAAGTTCCCATTCACTGCTGTctctgtgaagagtgaagacgAGGAAGAcaaagctcagtcctcacagcttcatccgAGACAAGCCCAGGAGAGCCAAGAGGCGGAGCTTCCAGCCTGTGGCTCCGCTCAACAGATGGAAACAGAAACTGAATCGTTATACTGCTGTCAATCCGAGACTGAGGACAGTAATGATGATTGGAAGGAGACTAAAGAACAAGAGTCGGGTTCAGACACCCTGAAAAACGAAAGCACGGTGAATCCCGATCAGTCCCACGCCCACGAGAGACCATTTAGTTGCACAGTTTGTGACAAAAGATTTGGCTGCAAAGGGAATCTGCACGCCCACATGCGAAGCCATACAGGGGAAAAGCCGTTCACCTGCTCAGTTTGTAACAAAGGCTTCAGCGCAAAGGTCAATCTGAAGACTCACATGAGAAGTCACACCGGGGAGAAACCGTTCAGCTGCTCCATGTGTAGCAAAAGCTTCAGTCAGAAGAAGACGCTTGTTATACACTTGAGAAGTCATACAGGGGAGAAACCGTTTAGCTGCTCGTTCTGTGGGAAACGTTTCAGTGAGAAGGGAACGTTGAAGAGGCACATCAGagttcacacaggagagaaaccatacAGTTGCAGCATTTGTGGAAGGAATTTTAGTTTGCTGTCGCATGTAAAAAGCCACAAGTGTGCTGGTGTGAGCAGTAACACGTGA